TTTAATTGGAATTGGCGCTGCCTGGTTTTTAGCCGGTCGCCGCTTGCACCAATTTGAACCTAGCTGGACTAAAGAAACACTCTCCGATTTAGTCTTCGCCTGCGCATTGGGGGTTATTCTTGGCGGCAGATTAGGCTATGTGCTGTTTTATGATTTAGCCAGTTATATCAATGAGCCAATGCGGGTACTACAAATCTGGAAAGGCGGCATGTCCTTTCATGGCGGATTAATTGGTGTGCTCTTAGCGGTGATTTGGTTTAGCCGCAAACACCATAAAACGTTTTTCCAAGTGACTGACTTTATTGCCCCTGTGGTACCACTTGGTCTTGGTACAGGACGGATTGGTAACTTTATTAACGCCGAACTCTGGGGCAAGCCAACCGATGCTTGGTACGGCATGATCTTTCCTACTGACCCCAGTCAGCTGGCACGCCATCCTTCGCAGCTGTATCAATTTGCCTTAGAGGGCGTGGCGCTGTTCTTAATTTTATGGATCTTCTCCCGTAAACCTCGGCCAACCATGGCTGTGTCTGGCATGTTCTTACTGTTTTACGGTATCTTCCGCTTTGCAGTGGAGTTTGTTCGGGTGCCCGATGAGCAGCTGGGTTACCTTGCTTTTGACTGGCTGACTATGGGCCAAGTGCTATGCTTGCCAATGATTCTAGGCGGCCTTGCACTGATCACCTGGGCCTATAATAAACGCCCCAATACCACTACTTTTGCTAACACACAGATTAACTGAGTCCGATGAAACAATATTTAGATTTAATGCGTCATGTACGCGAGCACGGCACCTTTAAAGCAGACCGCACAGGCACAGGGACTTACAGTGTGTTTGGCTATCAAATGCGCTTTAACCTGGCTGAAGGTTTCCCCCTTGTCACCACCAAAAAATGCCATCTCAAATCAATCATTCATGAGTTGCTATGGTTTTTGCAGGGCGATACCAACATTCGCTATTTAAAAGAAAATGGCGTGCGGATTTGGGACGAATGGGCCGATGAGCAAGGCAATTTAGGCCCTGTGTATGGCTATCAATGGCGCAGTTGGCCAGCGCCCAATGGTGAGTCAATTGATCAAATCAGTAAACTGATTGAAATGATCAAAACTAACCCCGACTCACGCCGTTTAATCGTCAGCGCTTGGAATCCGGCCCTAGTCGATGAAATGGCTTTGCCACCTTGCCACGCGCTGTTTCAGTTCTATGTCGCCGATGGCAAGCTAAGTTGTCAGTTGTATCAGCGCTCAGCCGATATCTTCTTAGGCGTGCCCTTTAATATTGCCAGCTACGCCCTACTCACCATGATGATCGCTCAAGTGTGTAACCTACAACTGGGCGATTTTATTTGGACTGGCGGTGACTGCCACCTTTACAGCAACCACTTAGAACAAGCCGACGAACAACTGACCCGCGCGCCTTATGCCTTGCCACAGATGCAAATCAACCCTGAAGTAACGGATATTTTTGAGTTTAAGTTTGAAGATTTTGAACTGCAAAACTATCAAGCGCATCCACATATTAAGGCAACCGTAGCGGTTTAACTCATTACCTTGCAGACAAAACAATGCCCGATCAGCGTCGGGCATTGTTGTTTTAATGCAGCTTAACGGCCAATTAGTCGTTGCGCTTACCTTGCTCTACTAGCTTTTCTAAGTTTTGATTAATCTTAAAAAACACCAGCATCAGCTCAAACACTAAGCGCACATAGAGTAACGCTAAAGGTAAACCAATCAACAGCATCATCAACCCTGAAAAAAATGATGAGGCAAACATTACCGCAAAGCTAGCGCCAATCATGGCGAAGGTCACTACCAATAAAACAAACCAATACAGATAAGTACTGATTTTTAATGTAATTAGCTGATTAAAGAAAAAGATATCTTTTAGATTAAACTTCATGAAATTCCCTTTAATAAGAGTAAGTGAATGAGAAGTAGCTTATCTTAACTGATTAGGTGAGCAAAAAACTGCTGCAATCCACCCAATCAGTAGCCTTAGCACAATAATTCACTGCCCTAGTACCTTAGCTTAAGTTTTACACCCTCCTTATGGCACACTACTCACCCTGCAATTTCTTGATACGGATCAAGCCCACTTTTTACCCTTCAGCTCTAATGCACACCACATATAGTTAATTTTAAAATAAAAACACCATATATTGTGTATCGAGGCGTATATGACCGTTCAACCCCTAGCTGCTGAAGCTCCTTTGAGTATTCCGGTAGCTGCCACCCTTGATGAATACTTACAGCAGCAAGACTGGCGCGTGAAAGCCAATGCGAACCAAGGTTACTCTCTTGGCGGGATGATTTTGAATGTGGCCGGCAAAGTGACTGCCAACTACTGGTTGAATGAAATCTACAGCCCAGAAATTGGTGCAGCGCACCGTAATGCAGATTTACATATCCATGACTTGGATATGCTGGCTGGCTATTGCGCTGGCTGGTCGTTACGCAACTTACTGCATGAAGGCTTTAATGGCATTGCCGGACGCATTGAAGCCGGCCCACCCAAGCACCTCAGCAGTGCACTGGGGCAAATGGTTAACTTTCTAGGCACCTTGCAAAATGAATGGGCCGGCGCTCAAGCCTTTAGTTCGTTCGATACCTATTTGGCGCCCTTTGTCCGTAAGGATCAATTGAGGTATGCCCAAGTTAAACAACTGCTGCAAGAGTTTATTTACAACCTCAATGTACCCTCACGCTGGGGCACCCAAACGCCCTTTACCAACCTGACCTTTGATTGGGTCTGCCCTGAGGATTTACGGCAGCAAATTCCGGTAATCGCTGGTGAGGAAATGCCCTTTAGTTACGGCGAACTGCAAACAGAAATGGATCTGCTCAACCGTGCTTATATTGAAGTGATGCAAGCTGGCGATGGTCTAGGACGAGTATTTACCTTCCCAATTCCCACCTACAACATCACCAAAGACTTTGTCTGGGATAGCCCCAATGCCGAGCGCTTGTTTGCCATGACCGCCCGCTATGGCTTGCCGTATTTCCAAAATTTTATTAACTCTGAGCTAGAACCTAATCAAGTGCGTTCGATGTGCTGCCGCTTGCAACTGGATTTGCGTGAACTACTGCAGCGGGGTGGCGGTTTATTTGGCTCGGCGGAACAAACCGGATCCATTGGTGTGGTAACCCTTAACTGTGCCCGCCTAGGTTACCAATATGCCCAGGATTTGCCGGGGCTCTACCAGCGCTTAGATCAGCTACTTGAGCTGGCAAAAGACAGCCTAGAAATTAAACGCCAAGTAATCCAAGGTTACCTTGATCAAGGGTTATACCCCTACACTCGGCGTTACCTCGGCACCTTACGCAATCACTTTTCAACGATTGGGGTTAACGGTCTACATGAAATGCTGCGTAACTTTAATCAAGATCAGCTAGGCATCCATACTGCTACTGGACGGCAAATGGCGCTGGATGTACTAGAACACATTCGCCAGCGTCTCCGCCAGTTTCAAGAACAAACCGGACACCTGTATAACCTTGAAGCCACTCCGGCCGAGGGCACCACCTATCGTTTTGCCAAAGAAGACCAACAACGTTTTGCCGATATCTTACAGGCCGGCACTCCCGACTCGCCTTATTACACCAACAGCTCCCAGCTACCGGTCGGCTACACCGATGACGCCTTTGAGGCTCTGTTGCTGCAAGATGAGCTGCAATGCAAATACACTGGCGGCACCGTGCTGCACCTGTATATGAGTGAACAACTCAGCTCCGCTCAAGCCTGTAAACAATTAATAAAAACTGCGCTGACCCGCTTTAAATTGCCCTACTTAACCATTACCCCAACCTTTTCGATTTGCCCAGTACATGGTTATCTAGCTGGGGAGCATGAATTTTGCCCACGCTGTGATGCGCTACTGGCCGCTGAGCTTAGCCAATCAAGCCCTGCGACAACTTCTTCGTTCAATAATACGCTTGAGGTACCCACCCATGACTAAACTTACTCTCCCCCAAGAACGCCGCCAACCCTGTGAAATCTGGACCCGAGTAATGGGCTATCACCGTCCAGTACATGCCTTTAATCGCGGAAAACAAGCTGAATACCGAGAGCGCCAGCCCTTTACTGAGCCTAAGCCCACAGCCCATGCTTAAAATTGGTGGCTGGCTGCCCTTTACCACGCTCGACTATCCACAACATTTAGCCTGCGTGGTGTTTTGCCAAGGTTGCGCTTGGCGCTGCGACTATTGCCATAACCCTGAACTAATCAGTCCCAGCGCCACTAGCCAATTTTCTTGGTCAGACATTTTGGCATTTCTACAAAAGCGCCAAGGGCTATTACAGGCGGTAGTGTTTAGCGGCGGAGAAGCCACGTTGCAACCCAAGTTAGCCCAAGCCATGCAACAAGTTGCC
The sequence above is a segment of the Thiopseudomonas alkaliphila genome. Coding sequences within it:
- the lgt gene encoding prolipoprotein diacylglyceryl transferase, which translates into the protein MLTFPNIDPVAIAIGPLSIHWYGLMYLIGIGAAWFLAGRRLHQFEPSWTKETLSDLVFACALGVILGGRLGYVLFYDLASYINEPMRVLQIWKGGMSFHGGLIGVLLAVIWFSRKHHKTFFQVTDFIAPVVPLGLGTGRIGNFINAELWGKPTDAWYGMIFPTDPSQLARHPSQLYQFALEGVALFLILWIFSRKPRPTMAVSGMFLLFYGIFRFAVEFVRVPDEQLGYLAFDWLTMGQVLCLPMILGGLALITWAYNKRPNTTTFANTQIN
- a CDS encoding thymidylate synthase; protein product: MKQYLDLMRHVREHGTFKADRTGTGTYSVFGYQMRFNLAEGFPLVTTKKCHLKSIIHELLWFLQGDTNIRYLKENGVRIWDEWADEQGNLGPVYGYQWRSWPAPNGESIDQISKLIEMIKTNPDSRRLIVSAWNPALVDEMALPPCHALFQFYVADGKLSCQLYQRSADIFLGVPFNIASYALLTMMIAQVCNLQLGDFIWTGGDCHLYSNHLEQADEQLTRAPYALPQMQINPEVTDIFEFKFEDFELQNYQAHPHIKATVAV
- a CDS encoding DUF4282 domain-containing protein, with the protein product MKFNLKDIFFFNQLITLKISTYLYWFVLLVVTFAMIGASFAVMFASSFFSGLMMLLIGLPLALLYVRLVFELMLVFFKINQNLEKLVEQGKRND
- the nrdD gene encoding anaerobic ribonucleoside-triphosphate reductase, encoding MTKLTLPQERRQPCEIWTRVMGYHRPVHAFNRGKQAEYRERQPFTEPKPTAHA